One window from the genome of Pseudomonas frederiksbergensis encodes:
- a CDS encoding cyclic peptide export ABC transporter, producing the protein MSQPTRGVISELFILLKPFRLIVAGSILLGMLGGLSITALLATINDALNAEAGPTPQVLATFAGLCVAALLTSILSDIGTNHVGQNIIASLRKSLGQKVLLAPIEQIERFRSHRLIPILTHDVNMVSNFAFSFAPLAIAFTVTLGCLGYLAYLSLPMFALLLVALVIGTVIQYVARARGIRGFEAAREAEDALQKHYSAIAAGAKELRIHRPRRQRMFSQRIEATAEQICDTNIRAVNTFVVAKTFGSMLFFVVIGLVLALQSLWLGTDKAVLSGFVLVLLYMKGPLEYLVMTLPVISRANIAFKRIAELSEQFSSPEPHLLLNDKNAPKPTIQRLELCDVHYAFPAVDGSQAFALGPVNLSIAQGEIVFIVGENGGGKTTLIKLLLGLYAPQGGEIFLDGEPVSAAGRDDYRQLFTTIFADYYLFDELVQGDQQVPGDANRYLDRLEIAHKVSIRDGAFSTTDLSTGQRKRLALLNAWLEERPVLVFDEWAADQDPVFRRVFYTELLPELKALGKTIIVISHDDRYFDIADQLVRMQAGRVVSEKVPAAFA; encoded by the coding sequence ATGAGCCAACCAACCCGCGGGGTGATCAGTGAACTGTTCATCCTGCTCAAACCCTTCCGGCTGATTGTCGCAGGCTCCATCCTGCTCGGCATGCTGGGTGGCCTGAGCATCACCGCCCTGCTGGCAACCATCAACGATGCGCTGAACGCCGAAGCCGGGCCGACGCCCCAGGTGTTGGCGACCTTCGCCGGCTTGTGCGTGGCGGCGCTGCTGACTTCGATCCTGTCGGACATCGGCACCAACCACGTTGGGCAGAACATCATCGCCAGCCTGCGCAAATCCCTCGGCCAGAAAGTCTTGCTGGCGCCCATCGAACAGATCGAGCGTTTCCGCAGTCATCGGCTCATTCCGATCCTGACCCACGACGTCAACATGGTCAGCAACTTCGCGTTTTCCTTCGCGCCACTGGCGATCGCCTTTACCGTCACCCTCGGTTGCCTGGGCTACCTGGCCTACCTGTCGCTGCCGATGTTTGCGCTGCTGCTGGTGGCGCTGGTGATCGGCACGGTTATCCAATACGTGGCGCGGGCCCGTGGCATTCGTGGCTTCGAAGCGGCCCGCGAGGCTGAAGACGCCCTGCAGAAGCACTACAGCGCAATAGCAGCCGGTGCCAAGGAGCTGCGCATCCACCGCCCACGCCGCCAGCGCATGTTCAGCCAGCGCATCGAAGCCACCGCCGAGCAGATCTGCGACACCAACATCCGCGCGGTCAACACCTTCGTGGTCGCGAAGACCTTCGGCTCGATGCTGTTTTTCGTGGTCATCGGCCTGGTCCTGGCCTTGCAATCGCTATGGCTGGGCACCGACAAAGCGGTGCTCAGCGGTTTCGTGCTGGTGTTGTTGTACATGAAGGGACCGCTGGAGTACCTGGTGATGACCTTGCCGGTGATCAGCCGCGCCAACATCGCGTTCAAGCGCATTGCCGAACTGTCCGAGCAGTTTTCCTCCCCTGAGCCGCACCTGCTGCTCAACGATAAGAACGCCCCGAAGCCGACGATCCAACGGCTTGAATTGTGTGACGTGCACTACGCCTTCCCTGCGGTGGACGGCAGCCAGGCCTTCGCCCTCGGACCGGTCAACCTGTCCATCGCCCAGGGCGAGATCGTGTTCATCGTCGGCGAGAACGGCGGCGGCAAGACCACGTTGATCAAACTGCTGCTGGGCCTCTATGCACCCCAGGGCGGCGAAATTTTCCTGGATGGCGAGCCGGTATCGGCGGCGGGCCGTGACGATTATCGCCAGCTGTTCACCACAATCTTCGCCGACTATTACCTGTTCGATGAGTTGGTGCAGGGCGACCAGCAGGTGCCCGGGGACGCCAACCGCTACCTCGATCGCCTGGAGATCGCCCACAAGGTCAGCATTCGCGATGGGGCCTTCAGCACTACCGATCTCTCCACCGGCCAGCGCAAGCGCCTGGCCCTGCTCAACGCCTGGCTGGAAGAACGCCCGGTTCTGGTCTTTGACGAATGGGCCGCCGACCAGGACCCGGTGTTCCGGCGGGTGTTCTACACCGAGCTGCTGCCGGAGCTGAAGGCCCTGGGCAAAACCATCATCGTCATTTCCCACGACGACCGTTACTTCGACATCGCTGATCAACTGGTGCGGATGCAGGCCGGTCGGGTGGTCAGTGAAAAGGTCCCGGCAGCCTTCGCCTGA
- a CDS encoding formylglycine-generating enzyme family protein: MNRFLLKTIPALALTALLPSNAQASQPGQVFRDCKDCPEMVVLPTGTFQMGTPEDEVGREPDEGPMHPVTFAKPLAISRFQVLKGEWFAYLRDTGYVMPDGDKRPGRACQAGVPEYQGSDPRKQYTDRHPAVCMDFEEANAYVAWLSKKTGKPYRLVSESLREYAARGGSSGPFPFPFDEGKDYSIAQHANTYGAADGYNFTAPAGSFAPNAFGVYDMHGNVYEWTADCFNENYTDAPIDGSAALAGNCKVRRIRGNDWGEAPVFSRSGNRNAVFSDARGDWLGFRVARDM, from the coding sequence ATGAACCGTTTTTTATTGAAGACAATTCCGGCGTTGGCCCTCACTGCCCTGTTGCCCTCCAACGCCCAGGCGTCGCAGCCGGGCCAGGTGTTCCGCGACTGCAAGGACTGCCCGGAAATGGTCGTGCTGCCCACCGGCACCTTCCAGATGGGCACGCCCGAGGACGAAGTCGGCCGCGAGCCTGACGAGGGCCCTATGCACCCGGTGACGTTTGCCAAGCCGTTGGCGATCAGCCGCTTCCAGGTGCTCAAGGGCGAATGGTTCGCCTACCTGCGCGATACCGGCTACGTGATGCCCGACGGCGACAAGCGCCCCGGACGCGCGTGCCAGGCCGGGGTTCCGGAGTACCAGGGCAGCGACCCACGCAAGCAATACACCGACCGGCACCCGGCGGTGTGCATGGATTTCGAAGAAGCCAATGCCTACGTGGCATGGTTGTCGAAAAAGACCGGCAAGCCGTACCGGTTGGTCAGCGAATCCTTGCGCGAATACGCCGCGCGCGGCGGCAGCAGCGGCCCGTTCCCTTTCCCGTTCGACGAAGGCAAGGACTACAGCATCGCCCAGCACGCCAACACCTACGGCGCCGCCGATGGCTACAACTTCACCGCCCCGGCCGGCAGCTTCGCGCCCAACGCCTTTGGCGTGTACGACATGCACGGCAACGTCTACGAATGGACCGCCGATTGTTTTAACGAAAACTACACCGATGCGCCGATCGACGGCAGCGCCGCGCTGGCAGGCAACTGCAAGGTGCGGCGTATCCGTGGCAACGACTGGGGCGAAGCGCCGGTGTTTTCCCGTTCGGGCAACCGCAATGCCGTTTTTTCCGATGCCCGCGGTGACTGGCTGGGGTTCCGGGTCGCTCGGGATATGTAG
- a CDS encoding aminotransferase class V-fold PLP-dependent enzyme, with translation MNERRAFLKQAGILAAGLPLAASLPCSAAADPLPPLSRDKWAQLRSLFNQDPGYLHFSNFLVTTHPRPVREAIERHRAALDKNPGLLMDWDLGVTEEREENVRTWAGRYLQANPKQIALTGSTTEGLAMIYGGVHVRPDQEILTTVHEHYATHTILDLRKQRDGTRVRKIKLFENAHDATEAQILTAIERNIRPKTRVLGMTWVHSGSGVKLPIGKIGALVDKHNQGRSDEQRIVYVVDGVHGFGVEDLSFPAMNCDFFIAGTHKWMFGPRGTGVVCSRSEEVKYVTPIIPTFSEATTFSTTMTPGGYHAFEHRWAADEAFKLHLQLGKAEVQARIHALNTYLKKRLLALPQIELVTPLSPELSAGFTFFRVKDRKSDEIAAYLMQNRVVADAVHRDAGPVVRTAPGLLNTEAEIDRFMALLGKTL, from the coding sequence ATGAACGAGCGCCGCGCCTTCCTCAAGCAAGCCGGGATCCTTGCCGCCGGCCTGCCATTGGCCGCGAGCCTGCCCTGCTCTGCCGCTGCCGACCCACTGCCACCGCTGTCCCGGGACAAATGGGCGCAGCTGCGCTCGCTGTTCAACCAGGACCCGGGCTACTTGCACTTCTCCAACTTCCTGGTCACCACCCACCCGCGCCCGGTGCGCGAAGCCATCGAACGGCACCGCGCCGCCCTGGATAAAAACCCCGGGCTGCTGATGGATTGGGACCTGGGCGTCACCGAAGAGCGCGAAGAAAACGTGCGGACCTGGGCCGGTCGTTACCTGCAAGCGAACCCGAAGCAGATCGCTCTCACCGGCAGCACCACTGAAGGGCTGGCGATGATCTATGGCGGCGTCCATGTGCGACCCGACCAGGAAATACTCACCACCGTCCACGAACATTACGCCACCCACACCATCCTCGACCTGCGCAAGCAACGGGACGGAACACGGGTACGCAAGATCAAGCTGTTCGAGAACGCCCACGACGCCACCGAGGCTCAGATACTCACGGCCATCGAGCGCAATATCCGCCCAAAAACCCGCGTATTGGGCATGACCTGGGTGCATTCGGGCAGCGGCGTGAAGCTGCCCATCGGCAAGATCGGCGCCCTGGTGGACAAGCACAACCAGGGCCGCAGCGATGAACAGCGCATCGTTTACGTCGTGGATGGCGTGCACGGTTTCGGCGTTGAAGACCTGAGTTTCCCGGCGATGAATTGCGATTTCTTCATCGCCGGCACCCACAAATGGATGTTCGGCCCACGCGGCACCGGCGTGGTGTGCAGCCGCAGCGAAGAGGTCAAGTACGTCACGCCGATCATCCCGACCTTCTCCGAAGCCACGACGTTTTCCACCACCATGACCCCGGGCGGCTACCACGCCTTCGAGCATCGCTGGGCGGCGGACGAAGCGTTCAAGCTGCACCTGCAATTGGGCAAGGCCGAGGTCCAGGCGCGCATTCACGCGCTTAACACTTACCTGAAGAAACGCCTGCTCGCGCTGCCGCAGATCGAGCTGGTGACGCCGCTGAGCCCCGAACTGTCGGCCGGTTTTACCTTCTTCCGGGTCAAGGATCGCAAGAGCGATGAGATCGCCGCCTACCTGATGCAAAACCGCGTGGTCGCCGATGCCGTGCATCGCGATGCCGGACCGGTGGTCCGCACCGCGCCAGGGCTGCTCAACACCGAAGCCGAGATTGACCGCTTCATGGCGCTGCTGGGCAAAACACTTTGA
- the pvdM gene encoding pyoverdine-tailoring dipeptidase-like protein PvdM encodes MTTPRSRKALFTGVPLALALVVGAGLAAWDHWWRDNPGYPVKVMEQARQLHERLLSFDSHITVPLDFGTAGNEADKDGKGQFDLVKANRGQLSGAALTIFGWPELWNGPNAPHKPTAGFVEEARNQQEVRYKIITGLVRDFPNQVAIAYTPDDFRRLHGEGKFAIFISMLNAYPLGHDLSLLDLWTARGMRMFGFSYIGNNDWADSSRPLPFFNDSPDALGGLSDIGKQAVKRLNDLGVIIDVSQMSTQALEQVAQLSRTPLVASHSAPRAMVDIPRNLSDKEMQLIKASGGVVQIVGFSQYLRPLTQKTQDKLNVLRERFDLPPLPNLAMALMPGDPIIAAWPEQKFGEYAGQLYGILEEEPKASLKDLGDAIDYAVRKIGIDHVGISSDFNEGGGVKGWENVGDIRNVTAELLTRGYSEADIAKLWGGNFLRVWDQAQKAASPAIASTHKAVQP; translated from the coding sequence ATGACAACACCACGTTCTAGAAAGGCTCTTTTTACCGGCGTACCCCTGGCCCTGGCGCTGGTCGTCGGTGCCGGGCTCGCGGCTTGGGACCATTGGTGGCGGGACAACCCCGGCTACCCGGTCAAGGTCATGGAGCAAGCTCGGCAATTGCACGAACGGCTGTTGTCCTTCGACAGCCACATCACCGTGCCGCTGGACTTCGGCACCGCCGGCAACGAAGCCGACAAGGACGGCAAGGGCCAGTTCGACCTGGTGAAAGCCAATCGCGGCCAGCTCTCCGGCGCCGCGCTGACGATCTTCGGCTGGCCCGAACTGTGGAACGGCCCCAACGCGCCGCACAAGCCCACCGCAGGCTTCGTCGAGGAAGCGCGCAACCAGCAGGAGGTGCGCTACAAGATCATCACCGGCCTGGTCCGCGACTTTCCCAACCAGGTCGCCATCGCCTACACCCCAGATGATTTCCGTCGCCTGCACGGCGAAGGCAAGTTCGCGATTTTCATCAGCATGCTCAACGCCTATCCCCTCGGTCACGACCTGAGCCTGCTGGACCTGTGGACGGCGCGGGGCATGCGCATGTTCGGCTTCAGCTACATCGGCAACAACGACTGGGCCGACTCCTCGCGACCGCTGCCGTTCTTCAACGACTCGCCCGACGCCCTCGGCGGCCTGTCGGACATCGGCAAGCAAGCGGTGAAGCGCCTGAACGACCTGGGCGTGATCATCGATGTGTCGCAGATGTCGACCCAGGCCCTGGAACAAGTCGCGCAACTGAGCCGCACGCCCTTGGTGGCCTCCCATTCCGCGCCACGGGCGATGGTGGATATCCCACGCAACCTCAGCGACAAGGAAATGCAACTGATCAAGGCCAGCGGCGGCGTGGTGCAAATCGTTGGGTTCTCCCAGTACCTGCGCCCGCTGACGCAAAAGACCCAGGACAAGCTCAACGTCCTGCGCGAGCGCTTCGACCTGCCGCCGCTGCCCAACCTGGCGATGGCGCTGATGCCGGGCGACCCGATCATTGCCGCGTGGCCGGAGCAGAAATTCGGCGAATACGCCGGCCAGCTCTACGGCATTCTCGAGGAAGAACCCAAGGCCAGCCTCAAGGATCTGGGCGATGCCATCGACTACGCCGTGCGCAAGATCGGCATCGACCACGTCGGCATCAGTTCGGACTTCAACGAAGGCGGCGGCGTCAAAGGCTGGGAGAACGTCGGCGACATCCGCAACGTCACCGCCGAGCTGCTGACCCGTGGTTACTCCGAGGCCGACATCGCCAAGCTGTGGGGCGGCAACTTCCTGCGGGTCTGGGATCAGGCGCAAAAAGCCGCAAGCCCGGCCATCGCCTCGACGCACAAGGCCGTCCAGCCATGA
- a CDS encoding PvdJ/PvdD/PvdP-like protein, with translation MTISRRWFMAGLALTGAAVPAVYYGHRELTRPDPTITPGEASFDVADVAGQRRANTMRGVWTIRFSGRDAGLDGLPDDSLEVFLDIAHKGRGLVGCVDTAERLRAGDEPRYRVLGDLAGSDPKQLSWRLIGAGHGMPDYEFIMTLDEVWAGFGNAGTATLSGRVLRLDRPLALPELDNQFVAVKQRFPEARERTPLSPRLLAWLVSPQHRLFHQLWHASRDKWHTLDEDKRDALRGIGWQPGPRENERDARGPRKDRNGSGVDFFFMHRHMLGTARSFQPLPSWSRFPLPQPELERDRLGFARYFDNVDGTALPPTWLARGDEQYAQWVSDIKTAETYHSNFQVWESRYRDPRYLSKLTLGQFGSEVELGLHDWLHMRWASVPRDPSNGHPVPFARDQADFAQRWFEPENDFLGDPFSSHVNPVFWAFHGWIDDRIEDWFRAHERFHPGEVSRLEVNGVPWFAPGRWVEIADPWLGPDTHGCSTTPGLQAGRSVEMDPETMKLALRITFGSDDDKLAQLFRRVPQRPWYARNLKAKVV, from the coding sequence ATGACGATTTCTCGACGATGGTTCATGGCAGGCCTGGCGCTGACCGGTGCCGCCGTGCCTGCGGTGTATTACGGACATCGCGAACTGACCCGGCCGGACCCGACCATCACACCCGGCGAGGCTTCCTTCGATGTGGCGGACGTCGCCGGACAGCGTCGGGCAAACACGATGCGGGGCGTTTGGACGATCCGTTTCAGCGGGCGCGATGCCGGCCTCGACGGCTTGCCGGACGACAGCCTGGAGGTGTTCCTCGACATCGCCCACAAAGGCCGAGGCCTGGTGGGTTGCGTCGACACCGCCGAACGCCTGCGTGCTGGGGATGAGCCGCGTTATCGGGTGCTGGGCGACTTGGCTGGCAGCGATCCGAAGCAATTGAGCTGGCGCTTGATCGGCGCCGGGCATGGCATGCCGGACTACGAGTTCATCATGACCCTCGACGAAGTCTGGGCCGGTTTCGGCAACGCTGGCACGGCCACCCTCAGTGGCCGGGTACTGCGGCTGGATCGCCCGTTGGCGCTGCCGGAACTCGACAATCAGTTCGTCGCCGTCAAACAGCGGTTTCCCGAAGCCCGGGAGCGGACACCGCTGAGTCCCAGGCTGCTGGCCTGGCTGGTGTCGCCGCAGCACCGGCTGTTCCATCAACTCTGGCATGCCTCGCGAGACAAGTGGCACACCCTCGACGAAGACAAACGCGACGCCCTGCGTGGCATCGGCTGGCAACCCGGACCGCGGGAAAACGAGCGTGATGCCCGTGGGCCGCGCAAGGATCGCAACGGCTCGGGGGTGGATTTCTTTTTCATGCACCGGCATATGCTCGGCACCGCACGTTCCTTCCAACCGCTGCCGTCATGGTCACGCTTTCCATTGCCACAACCCGAATTGGAGCGTGATCGCCTGGGTTTTGCCCGGTATTTCGATAACGTCGACGGGACGGCGCTGCCACCGACCTGGCTGGCCCGTGGCGACGAGCAATACGCCCAGTGGGTCAGCGACATCAAGACCGCCGAGACCTATCACAGCAATTTCCAGGTCTGGGAATCCCGTTATCGCGATCCGCGTTATCTGTCGAAACTGACCTTGGGCCAGTTCGGTTCGGAAGTGGAACTGGGCCTGCATGATTGGCTGCACATGCGCTGGGCGTCGGTGCCGCGTGATCCGTCCAATGGCCATCCGGTGCCGTTCGCCCGTGATCAGGCGGACTTCGCCCAGCGCTGGTTCGAGCCGGAAAACGACTTTCTCGGCGATCCGTTTTCTTCCCACGTGAACCCGGTGTTCTGGGCCTTCCACGGCTGGATCGATGACCGCATCGAAGACTGGTTCCGGGCCCATGAACGTTTCCATCCGGGCGAAGTGAGTCGGCTTGAAGTCAACGGCGTGCCCTGGTTCGCCCCGGGCCGCTGGGTCGAAATCGCCGACCCGTGGCTGGGTCCGGACACCCATGGCTGCAGCACCACGCCGGGCCTGCAGGCCGGACGTTCGGTGGAGATGGACCCGGAAACCATGAAGTTGGCGTTACGTATTACGTTTGGCAGCGATGACGACAAGCTGGCGCAACTGTTCCGCCGCGTGCCGCAACGGCCGTGGTATGCGCGCAATCTCAAGGCCAAGGTGGTTTAA
- a CDS encoding efflux transporter outer membrane subunit, protein MKAHLTLLAASLLLAACGTPLSTPDSGIQPPDAWQSFDTSGDRADNQQWWTQFGSPQLDRLIEQARLGSFDLAAAMARVRQAQASAVIAGAPLLPEITAGLNGNRQELLHGKGYSQLDVDRNNRTIDYYDAHLSASYELDFWGAKRAARDSALNTLSATRFDRATVELTLLSAIANSYSQALSLREQQRIAELNLANARNVLDLVQTRYDAGSATALELSQQKSLVAAQERRLPQVQQQGREAMITLAALLGEPVQSLKLDNEPFDALRWPAIDAGVPSDLLLRRPDIAAAEARLGAAQADITVARAAMLPSATLGLSLATGADIADQLLRNSVYNLSAGLAAPIFNNGRLKAERDRATARQEELLEAYRAAIINGFADVEKALNSIHGLDQQRQWQREELNQAQTAFDIAQRRYQAGAEDLLTVLETQRTLYAAQDMNVQLRLARVQASVALYKALGGGWRVM, encoded by the coding sequence ATGAAAGCGCACCTGACCCTCTTGGCCGCCAGCCTGTTGCTGGCGGCATGCGGCACGCCTTTGTCGACGCCTGACAGCGGCATCCAGCCACCTGACGCTTGGCAGAGCTTCGACACATCCGGCGACCGAGCGGACAACCAACAATGGTGGACACAGTTCGGCAGTCCGCAACTTGATCGCTTGATCGAACAGGCACGCCTGGGCAGTTTCGACCTCGCGGCCGCCATGGCCCGGGTCCGCCAGGCCCAGGCCAGCGCAGTGATCGCCGGCGCGCCGTTGCTGCCGGAGATCACCGCCGGGCTCAACGGCAATCGCCAGGAACTGCTACACGGCAAAGGCTACAGCCAGTTGGACGTCGATCGGAACAACCGCACCATCGATTACTACGACGCCCACCTCAGCGCCAGTTATGAACTGGATTTCTGGGGCGCAAAACGCGCGGCCCGGGACAGTGCGCTGAACACTTTATCGGCCACCCGATTTGATCGGGCGACGGTGGAACTGACCCTGCTCAGCGCCATCGCCAACAGCTACAGCCAAGCCTTGTCATTGCGCGAGCAACAGCGCATCGCTGAACTGAACCTCGCCAACGCCCGCAATGTGCTTGATTTGGTGCAAACCCGCTACGACGCCGGCAGCGCCACGGCGTTGGAACTGTCCCAACAAAAGAGCCTGGTGGCGGCCCAGGAACGCCGCCTGCCGCAAGTGCAACAACAGGGCCGCGAGGCGATGATCACCCTGGCGGCACTGTTGGGCGAACCGGTGCAGTCACTCAAGCTCGACAATGAACCCTTCGACGCATTGCGCTGGCCCGCCATCGACGCCGGGGTGCCCAGCGATCTGTTGCTGCGCCGTCCCGACATCGCCGCCGCCGAAGCACGCCTTGGTGCCGCCCAGGCCGACATCACCGTCGCCCGCGCGGCCATGCTGCCCTCGGCCACCCTGGGCCTGAGCCTGGCCACCGGCGCCGACATTGCCGACCAATTGCTGCGCAACAGCGTCTACAACCTCAGCGCCGGGCTGGCCGCGCCGATCTTCAACAACGGTCGCCTGAAGGCTGAGCGAGACAGGGCCACCGCCCGCCAGGAAGAACTGCTGGAGGCCTACCGCGCCGCCATCATCAACGGCTTCGCCGACGTCGAGAAAGCCCTGAACAGCATCCACGGCCTGGACCAGCAGCGACAATGGCAGCGCGAAGAACTGAACCAGGCCCAGACCGCGTTCGACATCGCCCAGCGCCGCTACCAGGCCGGCGCCGAAGACCTGCTCACCGTGCTCGAAACCCAACGCACGCTGTACGCCGCCCAGGACATGAACGTGCAGTTGCGATTGGCGCGGGTGCAGGCGAGCGTGGCGTTGTACAAGGCGTTGGGTGGGGGTTGGCGGGTGATGTAG
- a CDS encoding MacB family efflux pump subunit, which produces MDTPLIELRDIRKAYGGGDSPRVEVLRGIDLSIHAGEFLAIVGASGSGKSTLMNILGCLDRPTSGEYRFAGEDVARLASDELAWLRREAFGFVFQGYHLIPSGTAQENVEMPAIYAGTSAAERHARASTLLERLGLASRTGNRPHQLSGGQQQRVSIARALMNGGHIILADEPTGALDSQSGIEVMALLDELASQGHVVILITHDRDVAARAKRIIEIRDGLIISDSATAAPQANAKALQAVDLRQRLSAGSEHNGAWKGELVDAVQAAWRVMWINRFRTALTLLGIVIGVASVVVMLAVGEGSKRQVMAQMGAFGSNIIYLNGTAPNPRATKGIIREQDIAALAALPEVQRIMPVNGKNASVRFGNLDHTSYVGGNDTNFPTIFNWPVAQGAYFSDADERGAAAVAVIGHKVRHKLLKDVADPIGRYILIENVPFQVVGVLAEKGASSGDSDADNRIAVPYSAASVRLFGTRHPEYVVIAARDAGKVKEAEQAVSRTLLRLHNGKQDFELTNNAAMIQAEARTQGTLSLMLGAIAAISLLVGGIGVMNIMLMTVRERTREIGIRMATGARQRDILRQFLTEAVMLSVVGGLAGIGLALLVGGALLLGKIAVAFEWLAVFGAFGCALVTGVVFGFMPARKAARLDPVAALTSE; this is translated from the coding sequence ATGGACACGCCCCTGATCGAACTGCGGGACATTCGCAAGGCCTACGGCGGCGGCGACAGCCCTCGGGTGGAGGTGCTGCGCGGCATCGATTTGTCCATTCATGCCGGGGAGTTCCTGGCGATTGTCGGGGCGTCCGGCTCCGGCAAATCCACCTTGATGAACATCCTCGGCTGCCTCGACCGCCCCACCAGCGGCGAATACCGCTTCGCCGGCGAAGACGTCGCCAGGTTGGCCAGCGATGAACTGGCCTGGCTGCGCCGCGAAGCGTTCGGCTTCGTGTTCCAGGGCTATCACCTGATCCCGTCCGGCACGGCCCAGGAAAATGTCGAGATGCCGGCCATCTATGCCGGCACCTCGGCCGCCGAGCGCCACGCCCGGGCCAGCACCCTGCTCGAACGCCTGGGCCTGGCGAGCCGCACCGGCAACCGGCCCCATCAACTCTCCGGCGGCCAGCAGCAGCGGGTGTCGATTGCCCGGGCCTTGATGAACGGCGGCCACATCATCCTCGCCGACGAGCCCACCGGCGCCCTCGACAGCCAGAGCGGCATCGAAGTCATGGCCTTGCTCGACGAACTGGCGAGCCAGGGCCACGTGGTGATCCTGATCACCCACGACCGCGACGTCGCGGCCCGGGCCAAGCGCATCATCGAGATCCGCGACGGATTGATCATCAGCGACAGCGCCACCGCCGCACCGCAGGCCAATGCCAAGGCGTTGCAGGCTGTGGACCTGCGCCAGCGCCTGAGTGCCGGCAGCGAACACAACGGCGCCTGGAAAGGCGAATTGGTGGACGCGGTACAGGCGGCCTGGCGGGTGATGTGGATCAATCGCTTCCGCACCGCCCTGACCCTGCTCGGCATCGTCATCGGCGTGGCCTCGGTGGTGGTGATGCTGGCCGTTGGCGAAGGCAGCAAGCGCCAAGTCATGGCCCAGATGGGCGCCTTCGGCTCGAACATCATTTACCTCAACGGCACGGCCCCCAACCCGCGGGCGACCAAGGGCATCATCCGTGAACAGGACATCGCCGCCCTCGCCGCACTGCCCGAAGTGCAACGCATCATGCCGGTCAACGGCAAGAACGCCAGCGTGCGTTTCGGCAACCTCGACCACACCAGCTATGTGGGCGGCAACGATACGAATTTCCCGACCATCTTCAATTGGCCGGTGGCCCAGGGTGCCTACTTCAGCGACGCCGACGAACGAGGCGCGGCAGCCGTGGCGGTGATCGGCCACAAGGTCAGGCACAAGCTGCTCAAGGACGTCGCCGATCCGATCGGCCGCTACATCCTGATCGAAAACGTACCGTTCCAGGTCGTCGGCGTGCTGGCGGAAAAAGGCGCCAGCTCCGGCGATTCGGATGCCGACAATCGCATCGCCGTGCCCTACTCCGCCGCCAGCGTGCGACTGTTCGGCACGCGCCATCCCGAATACGTGGTGATCGCCGCTCGTGACGCGGGCAAGGTGAAAGAGGCCGAGCAGGCCGTATCCCGCACCTTGCTGCGGCTGCACAACGGCAAGCAGGATTTCGAGCTGACCAACAACGCCGCGATGATCCAGGCCGAGGCGCGCACCCAGGGCACGCTGTCGCTGATGCTCGGCGCCATTGCGGCAATTTCGCTGCTGGTGGGCGGCATCGGCGTGATGAACATCATGCTGATGACCGTGCGCGAGCGGACTCGGGAAATTGGCATTCGCATGGCCACCGGTGCCCGCCAGCGCGACATCCTGCGCCAGTTCCTCACCGAAGCGGTGATGCTCTCGGTGGTCGGTGGATTGGCCGGTATTGGCCTGGCCCTGCTGGTGGGCGGAGCGTTGCTGTTGGGCAAGATCGCTGTGGCCTTTGAATGGCTGGCAGTATTCGGCGCTTTCGGTTGCGCGCTGGTCACCGGCGTCGTCTTCGGTTTCATGCCCGCCCGCAAGGCCGCCCGCCTCGACCCGGTCGCGGCCCTCACCAGTGAATGA